A genomic region of Pseudomonadota bacterium contains the following coding sequences:
- a CDS encoding NAD-dependent epimerase/dehydratase family protein, protein MKRKKVAVVTGGAGFIGSHMVDLLVAKDFEVRILDNLIGGREANFAQHANNSNLTFENRDIRTIKSKDLIFKDAQYVLHFAGIGDIVPSIEAPEEYMDVNVQGTIKVLEAARWNEASKFVYAASSSCYGIATTPTDEEHAINPQYPYALSKYMGEQVSFHWNKVYGLPVNSLRIFNAFGTRSRTSGAYGAVFGVFLRQILANTPLTVVGDGNQRRDFLYVTDVAQAFFAAAETRLSGQIWNLGAGSPKSILHLVELLGGKATFIPKRPGEPDCTHANIRKIRRDLDWSPKISFEEGVAKTLENINYWKEAPLWDSASIENATKRWFQYLGQDQEDTSE, encoded by the coding sequence ATGAAGAGGAAAAAGGTCGCTGTTGTAACCGGCGGCGCAGGCTTCATTGGAAGTCATATGGTAGACCTTCTCGTCGCAAAAGATTTTGAAGTCCGTATACTTGATAATTTGATTGGAGGACGAGAGGCTAATTTTGCACAACACGCCAATAATTCTAATCTCACATTCGAAAACCGAGATATTCGAACAATAAAAAGCAAGGACCTAATTTTCAAAGACGCACAGTATGTTCTGCATTTCGCCGGCATCGGCGATATTGTTCCTTCAATTGAGGCTCCAGAGGAATACATGGACGTCAATGTACAAGGAACAATTAAAGTTCTTGAGGCAGCTCGCTGGAACGAGGCCTCAAAGTTTGTTTACGCCGCATCTTCCTCCTGTTATGGCATTGCCACAACACCAACAGACGAGGAACATGCGATAAATCCACAATATCCTTACGCATTGTCGAAATATATGGGCGAGCAAGTCTCTTTTCACTGGAACAAAGTTTATGGATTGCCAGTGAATTCACTTCGCATATTCAATGCCTTTGGCACGAGATCACGTACTTCAGGTGCGTATGGCGCAGTTTTTGGAGTTTTCCTACGGCAAATTCTAGCAAATACACCTTTGACAGTAGTCGGTGATGGCAACCAAAGGCGCGACTTCCTTTACGTAACAGACGTAGCACAGGCTTTTTTTGCGGCTGCAGAAACAAGGCTATCAGGGCAAATATGGAATCTTGGCGCCGGGAGCCCCAAATCAATTTTACATCTTGTAGAACTCCTAGGAGGAAAGGCAACGTTTATTCCAAAACGTCCTGGCGAACCCGACTGTACCCACGCCAATATCCGTAAAATTCGCCGTGACCTCGATTGGTCACCAAAGATCTCTTTTGAGGAAGGAGTCGCAAAAACCCTCGAAAATATTAATTATTGGAAAGAAGCACCATTGTGGGATAGTGCATCTATAGAGAACGCTACCAAAAGATGGTTCCAGTATCTCGGGCAAGATCAGGAGGATACCTCTGAGTAA
- a CDS encoding transketolase — protein sequence MRPLANPYDPKAAALRCLNFRKRILEISQQVGALHIGSAFSCAEIVECVYYGLMRNSGEANAPADTFIMSKGHGCMIQYVILEALGILSKTDMAEYCTPQGRLGCHPDYGTPGIEASTGSLGHGLPMAVGMAIAEKRKKDPGIIYAVLSDGEIQEGSTWEAIMMASSLEINNLVVFIDNNDFQSLGRTSETHPSFYPVDQKLCAFGWETVEIPGHDSSNIYRTIDARSGKKPMAAICKTTKGKGISFMENVPIWHYRSPNHKEYKIALDELRASHPGANF from the coding sequence ATGAGACCACTTGCAAATCCATATGATCCAAAAGCAGCTGCTTTACGATGCCTAAATTTTCGCAAGCGTATACTAGAGATATCTCAACAGGTGGGAGCCTTACACATCGGCTCAGCGTTTTCTTGTGCGGAGATTGTAGAATGCGTCTATTACGGGCTGATGCGGAATTCAGGTGAGGCAAACGCCCCGGCAGATACGTTCATAATGTCGAAGGGCCATGGATGTATGATCCAATATGTGATTTTGGAAGCTCTGGGCATTCTAAGTAAAACGGATATGGCAGAATATTGTACACCCCAAGGACGATTAGGATGTCACCCCGATTACGGCACTCCAGGTATCGAGGCCTCCACAGGTTCACTTGGACATGGTCTTCCAATGGCCGTCGGAATGGCAATTGCCGAGAAGCGTAAAAAAGATCCGGGGATTATTTACGCCGTTCTTAGCGACGGCGAAATACAAGAGGGCTCAACTTGGGAGGCAATTATGATGGCATCTTCACTCGAGATTAACAACCTCGTTGTTTTTATTGATAATAATGACTTTCAAAGCTTAGGACGCACGTCTGAAACTCATCCAAGTTTCTATCCTGTTGACCAGAAACTCTGCGCTTTCGGCTGGGAAACAGTAGAGATACCGGGGCATGATTCATCAAACATCTACAGGACTATTGATGCACGTAGTGGTAAGAAACCAATGGCAGCAATATGCAAAACAACAAAGGGCAAAGGCATCAGCTTTATGGAAAATGTGCCGATTTGGCACTACCGTTCTCCAAACCACAAAGAGTATAAGATTGCGTTAGATGAACTTAGGGCGTCACACCCAGGAGCTAATTTTTAG
- a CDS encoding transketolase C-terminal domain-containing protein, with amino-acid sequence MRNIFAEALYKAATANPDIFVVVADISPAGSMADFSRQYPDRFINVGVAEQSMIGICAGLALKGCQPFAYTIASFSLYRPFEFVRDDLGYQNLPVTVVGMGAGVIYSTLGGTHHTQEDIAIAGAIPNMQIIAPCDPLEVVEAVKYCAKQRNGPVYLRLGKSGEPELTKQAIEPWQFGRLRYLIRGTDICILSYGVVMKHANEVAKILLKGGKSVSLVSAHTLKPLDRENIENILNNHKKVVVIEEHVPEGGLSSRTKQIAWDIHASCELHCFTLKDAFIHRYGGHDDLLAAHGISVKDILRKIE; translated from the coding sequence GTGAGGAATATTTTTGCTGAGGCGCTATATAAAGCTGCAACGGCCAACCCAGATATCTTTGTTGTCGTTGCAGATATCTCGCCAGCCGGTAGCATGGCCGATTTCAGTCGCCAATATCCAGATAGGTTCATAAACGTGGGTGTGGCGGAACAAAGTATGATAGGGATTTGTGCCGGTCTCGCACTAAAAGGGTGCCAACCCTTCGCTTACACAATTGCCTCATTTTCTTTATATCGCCCCTTCGAATTCGTTCGAGACGATCTGGGATACCAGAACTTACCTGTTACGGTGGTTGGTATGGGAGCTGGCGTCATATATTCAACACTCGGCGGAACCCACCATACACAAGAAGATATTGCGATTGCCGGTGCTATTCCCAATATGCAAATCATTGCACCCTGTGACCCTTTAGAAGTAGTAGAGGCAGTAAAATATTGCGCCAAACAAAGAAATGGTCCGGTATATCTGCGTCTAGGTAAGTCTGGCGAACCGGAGCTTACAAAGCAAGCTATAGAGCCTTGGCAGTTTGGGCGATTGAGATACCTCATTAGGGGCACCGATATATGCATACTCTCGTATGGTGTTGTTATGAAACACGCAAACGAGGTTGCTAAAATACTTTTAAAAGGAGGAAAGTCTGTTTCATTGGTGTCAGCGCACACACTAAAACCATTAGATCGAGAAAACATTGAAAACATATTAAATAATCACAAGAAAGTGGTTGTGATTGAGGAACATGTACCTGAAGGAGGCCTCTCCTCCCGCACTAAACAGATTGCTTGGGATATTCATGCGAGTTGTGAATTGCATTGCTTTACTCTCAAGGACGCTTTTATCCACAGATATGGAGGACATGACGATTTGCTGGCCGCACATGGCATTAGCGTGAAAGACATTTTACGGAAAATTGAGTAG
- a CDS encoding enoyl-CoA hydratase/isomerase family protein, with protein MSYTHLQLDISDKIATITFNRPEARNALSEEMRIDIEHALAEVKAKAGEEVKAVILTGAGGHFCAGGDVKGMAERKMTPMDHRTRMRSGHHRIYDILHLELPVISLVDGAAAGAGCNIALLADFVFATPRAFFMQAFARIGLVPDWGGFYILPRLVGQQRAKELIYSGRRVYAEEAKELGMVLEVVGQETAMDETREFASRFTHASTDAIGAAKNVLNQSFNLDFRTLMELEVYAQCLVRETDFHKEAVRRFRDKEPPLYNWEKLTDQN; from the coding sequence ATGTCTTATACCCACCTCCAGCTCGATATAAGCGATAAGATTGCCACTATTACCTTCAACCGACCTGAGGCGCGCAATGCACTCAGCGAAGAGATGAGGATTGATATTGAGCATGCATTGGCGGAGGTCAAAGCCAAAGCAGGTGAAGAAGTTAAAGCAGTCATATTAACAGGTGCCGGCGGTCATTTCTGTGCGGGCGGGGATGTTAAAGGAATGGCCGAACGGAAGATGACTCCCATGGATCACCGCACTCGCATGCGATCTGGCCATCATAGGATATACGACATCCTGCATTTAGAATTGCCCGTTATAAGTCTGGTAGATGGCGCCGCAGCAGGCGCCGGATGCAATATTGCATTATTAGCTGATTTTGTTTTTGCTACGCCTCGTGCATTTTTCATGCAAGCATTCGCCCGCATAGGGCTCGTGCCTGACTGGGGGGGGTTTTACATATTGCCCAGACTTGTTGGTCAGCAGCGTGCAAAGGAACTCATTTACTCTGGACGCCGAGTTTACGCTGAGGAGGCAAAAGAATTGGGCATGGTCCTTGAGGTTGTCGGACAGGAAACCGCTATGGATGAAACGCGTGAGTTCGCTAGTCGTTTTACTCATGCCTCAACAGATGCTATCGGCGCGGCCAAGAATGTGCTCAATCAGTCCTTTAATTTGGATTTTCGAACTCTTATGGAACTCGAGGTTTATGCCCAGTGCCTTGTTCGCGAAACTGATTTTCACAAAGAAGCGGTCCGACGTTTTAGGGATAAAGAACCACCACTGTATAATTGGGAAAAACTAACCGATCAGAATTAG
- a CDS encoding isocitrate lyase/PEP mutase family protein, whose product MLSEQSPAAQLKSLIKSGETIIIPGAHDPLMGRILERMGFKCCQCAGWMTGAHLVTPEPVMTMTEQIEAARKVADHVNIPVISDAGTGYGEPVHIMRTVKEFHKAGIARINIEDQFFPKRASYHRGLEHVVGFDEFMRRIEFALKSREENGADILISGRTDAGNAVNGSWKEAARRARALKEMGVDSIQPMTRTQASMEQFRQEFPDTDATLSTTTYFNGLPIEKIKAYGFQMISYPLATILASVAGVIDLWKGVQETGVASFDVEKAKEVREEIEDAIGLPDMWEIERQTVEYDNKHLEGRQVAGYEGYNQTEKK is encoded by the coding sequence ATGCTAAGCGAACAATCGCCAGCTGCTCAACTCAAAAGCTTAATAAAGAGTGGAGAAACGATAATAATTCCAGGAGCGCATGATCCCCTAATGGGCCGCATTCTTGAGAGAATGGGATTTAAATGCTGCCAATGCGCCGGCTGGATGACTGGTGCTCATTTGGTTACGCCAGAGCCGGTGATGACCATGACTGAACAAATTGAGGCTGCGCGAAAAGTTGCCGACCATGTCAATATCCCGGTTATATCTGATGCCGGGACCGGGTATGGTGAGCCGGTCCATATTATGCGAACCGTAAAAGAATTTCATAAAGCTGGAATTGCACGAATAAACATAGAAGACCAATTCTTTCCTAAAAGGGCCTCCTACCATCGTGGTCTCGAACACGTAGTTGGTTTTGATGAATTTATGAGGCGGATTGAATTTGCATTAAAGTCTCGTGAAGAAAATGGTGCAGATATACTTATCTCAGGACGCACGGATGCTGGAAATGCAGTTAATGGTTCGTGGAAGGAGGCAGCACGGCGAGCGAGGGCATTAAAGGAGATGGGAGTAGACTCGATCCAGCCTATGACTAGGACGCAAGCTTCGATGGAACAGTTTAGACAGGAATTCCCAGATACTGATGCCACACTCTCAACGACCACTTATTTTAATGGTTTACCTATAGAAAAAATAAAGGCGTACGGATTTCAAATGATTTCCTATCCACTAGCCACAATTCTAGCATCTGTTGCTGGCGTAATTGACCTATGGAAAGGTGTACAAGAAACTGGCGTCGCATCTTTTGATGTGGAAAAGGCCAAAGAAGTACGCGAGGAAATCGAAGATGCTATTGGGCTTCCAGATATGTGGGAAATTGAACGCCAAACGGTTGAATATGATAATAAGCATCTCGAAGGACGGCAAGTGGCTGGTTACGAGGGTTACAATCAAACGGAGAAAAAATAA
- a CDS encoding YqaA family protein: MDESYFLLFLSALLAATVVPFSSELMLVGFVTASDKNPWSLFLVASAGNILGAVINWLLGRFCIAWQRFKWFPVSKVRLDKITEWFKHYGVWSLLLAWVPVVGDALTVAAGFFRVRFGLFLVLVTVSKAGRYAVILLLF, from the coding sequence ATGGACGAGAGCTACTTTCTATTATTTTTAAGCGCATTACTCGCGGCAACTGTTGTACCGTTTTCTTCGGAGCTTATGTTGGTGGGGTTTGTGACAGCATCGGACAAAAATCCTTGGTCCCTTTTTTTGGTCGCAAGTGCAGGCAATATTTTAGGTGCCGTTATTAATTGGCTATTAGGCCGTTTTTGTATCGCTTGGCAGAGATTTAAATGGTTTCCGGTCTCAAAGGTACGTCTTGATAAAATAACCGAGTGGTTCAAACACTACGGTGTTTGGAGCCTGCTGCTTGCCTGGGTTCCAGTTGTTGGTGACGCCCTTACTGTGGCCGCCGGTTTTTTTCGCGTTCGATTTGGACTATTCCTTGTTTTAGTAACCGTCAGTAAGGCTGGCAGATACGCTGTTATATTGCTCCTATTTTAA